From Cecembia calidifontis, one genomic window encodes:
- a CDS encoding pseudouridine synthase: MSFRYFVIYKPFGMLSQFSGEKDTLKELGEFPKEVYPVGRLDKDSEGLLLITDDKALNNYLLHPNFGHKRTYFAQVEGVPTEEAISKLEAGVEINVDGKMYRTKKAFARLLQEVPELPERNPPIRFRKSVPDSWISLTLIEGKNRQVRKMTAAVGFPTLRLVRWSMENLTIEGFESGEVREFTQEELYRLLNVTERKIQNTKKDNLKKTFTGSSVRKRR, translated from the coding sequence ATGTCTTTCCGCTATTTTGTGATTTACAAGCCATTTGGTATGCTAAGCCAATTCAGTGGGGAAAAGGATACCCTAAAGGAACTTGGAGAATTTCCCAAAGAGGTTTATCCTGTAGGAAGGTTAGACAAGGACAGCGAGGGTTTGTTGTTGATTACAGATGACAAAGCACTGAACAATTACTTGTTACATCCAAATTTCGGCCACAAGCGGACTTACTTTGCCCAGGTAGAGGGTGTTCCTACAGAGGAAGCCATCAGTAAGTTAGAAGCCGGAGTGGAGATCAATGTGGACGGAAAAATGTACAGGACCAAGAAAGCCTTTGCCAGGCTTTTACAAGAAGTTCCTGAGCTTCCCGAAAGGAATCCCCCTATCCGATTCCGTAAGTCTGTTCCTGATTCCTGGATTTCACTCACCCTTATAGAGGGTAAAAACAGGCAAGTGAGAAAGATGACCGCTGCTGTGGGTTTTCCCACCCTACGTTTGGTTCGATGGTCGATGGAAAACCTCACCATAGAAGGCTTTGAATCGGGAGAGGTGAGGGAATTTACGCAGGAAGAACTCTATCGCTTATTGAATGTCACAGAAAGAAAAATCCAGAATACCAAAAAAGACAATCTGAAGAAAACATTTACAGGTTCCTCTGTCAGAAAAAGGCGATAA
- a CDS encoding AAA family ATPase, whose amino-acid sequence MHQEKIQQVIEEVKKVVVGQDRMINRLLVGLFTNGHILLEGVPGLAKTLTVNTLAKVLHLDFRRIQFTPDLLPSDLIGTMIYNQQEATFEVKKGPIFANIILADEVNRSPAKVQSALLEAMQEKQVTIGETTFQLDRPFLVLATQNPVDQEGTYPLPEAQVDRFMMKVHIDYPSKEDEMEVMRRMANMQFTSDVKAILSKEDIFAIRAAINEVKIAEPLENYIIELVFATRFPEKYGLKEEAKYIQFGVSPRASINLNLASRAIAYMEGRDYVLPEDIKAVAEDVLNHRIIVNYEAEADNVSTRDLVRRLLEKIPINKSVTLK is encoded by the coding sequence ATGCATCAGGAGAAAATCCAACAGGTAATTGAGGAAGTTAAAAAAGTAGTGGTAGGCCAGGACAGGATGATCAACAGGTTGTTGGTAGGTCTTTTTACCAATGGTCATATCCTTTTGGAAGGTGTCCCGGGTCTGGCAAAAACGCTCACTGTCAACACCCTGGCTAAGGTATTGCATTTGGATTTTAGGAGAATTCAGTTTACCCCGGACTTATTGCCTTCAGATTTGATAGGTACCATGATTTACAATCAACAGGAGGCTACATTTGAAGTGAAAAAAGGGCCAATTTTCGCCAATATCATTTTGGCAGATGAGGTGAACCGTTCTCCTGCCAAAGTTCAGTCTGCTCTTTTGGAGGCCATGCAAGAAAAACAAGTGACCATTGGCGAGACCACTTTCCAGTTGGACAGGCCTTTCTTAGTTTTGGCTACCCAAAACCCGGTTGACCAGGAAGGAACCTATCCACTTCCTGAAGCCCAGGTGGACAGGTTTATGATGAAGGTACATATTGATTATCCTTCCAAAGAAGATGAAATGGAAGTCATGAGAAGGATGGCCAATATGCAGTTTACATCGGATGTAAAGGCAATACTTTCTAAAGAGGATATTTTTGCAATCCGTGCAGCCATCAATGAGGTAAAGATTGCAGAACCTTTGGAAAACTATATCATTGAACTGGTTTTTGCAACCCGCTTTCCTGAAAAATATGGACTGAAAGAAGAAGCCAAATACATTCAGTTTGGTGTTTCTCCAAGAGCCAGTATCAATCTGAACCTTGCTTCCAGGGCAATTGCTTACATGGAAGGCAGAGATTATGTGCTTCCCGAGGATATCAAAGCCGTAGCTGAAGATGTGCTTAACCACCGGATTATCGTCAACTATGAGGCAGAAGCAGATAATGTAAGCACAAGAGACCTTGTTCGAAGATTATTGGAAAAAATTCCGATTAACAAATCGGTAACATTGAAATAA
- a CDS encoding TonB-dependent receptor: protein MKLKLLLTALTMILVNLVYAQTGSIRGVVSDSKSGETIIGANVIIEGTSMGVATGIDGDFEITRVEPGIYTVVVSFISYKTLRFEDIQVVAEKATVLNIVLEEDLGDLGEVVVVASRETGSNIAIVSEIRKSLQVVSGISSEQIRLSQDGNAAQVMKRVSGVSIVDNKFVRVRGVDDRYNVVMINNSIAPTTQVDKRTFSFDLIPSENLDRMMIYKSASPEVPGDFAGGMIKVYTKNTPDEDFINIGMGVGFRQNTTFNQYSQTRGSKTDWLGFDSSRGLPGNFPSTSDLVGSGTGNPIRAAAGQLLDNNYRMDSTNAMPDGSIGLAFGKNWRLGRKRLSTITSASLSQSYQYFLAERSRYFFPEPGRPTEKRDEYFDNTYIKDNELGIMSNWMLRLNADNKIEFRNLFNQSGMNETVFRTGKDFVQRPEGARDYSFRYESKRLYTGQLEGTHLFNNEKTKWNWVLGGNYLYHEEPDFRRLRARFSTEGTEGQYVIIAPPSSSPQDLGRYYGYMTERVVVNGLNFEKKFAGVEKDRPRILRAGYLVDYKWRDFEARYITTFFPGFHDQERGEQLLRKPIYEAFAPENYRQGDGWLVQEGTRPSDSYDASTFVSAGYVGGVYPVGDFNLSGGLRTEYSVQNLNSATDAGPINVENVELAYLPSLNVDYNFSQKSLLRAGYGKTLNRPEFREFAPFLYYSFEFIAGFFGNPNLQMARIDNIDLRYEFYPNEGETFSIGAFYKFFKDPIERVQLNVTENLQFTYNNAVDATVYGVELEARKALSTVTLAPILRNLSFNVNTSLVWSEVFLGEDVAFEANRRALQGQSPYMVNAAMYYIDPVSNFQASIAYNVQGPRIFVAGNTNFPSIYELERHVVDLTVSKTFKERTTLKFGIQDLFNYQYRFYQDSNFDSKISRDIDDPMYIWRRGSLFSLSLNYRIK from the coding sequence ATGAAATTGAAATTATTGCTAACTGCCTTAACAATGATTTTGGTAAACCTGGTTTATGCACAAACGGGTTCTATCAGAGGAGTGGTTTCTGATTCGAAGTCAGGAGAAACCATTATAGGCGCAAATGTTATTATAGAAGGCACATCCATGGGTGTAGCCACAGGAATTGATGGGGATTTTGAGATCACCAGGGTAGAGCCGGGAATTTACACGGTTGTTGTTTCTTTTATTTCTTACAAAACGCTAAGGTTTGAAGACATTCAGGTTGTGGCTGAAAAAGCTACAGTTTTGAATATTGTGTTAGAAGAAGACCTGGGTGACTTGGGAGAAGTAGTGGTAGTCGCCTCTAGAGAGACCGGTTCCAATATTGCTATCGTTTCTGAAATCAGAAAATCCCTTCAGGTCGTCAGTGGTATTTCCTCTGAGCAGATCAGGTTATCTCAGGACGGCAATGCTGCACAGGTCATGAAGCGTGTGTCCGGGGTCAGTATTGTAGACAACAAATTTGTAAGGGTTCGTGGTGTGGATGACCGCTACAATGTGGTGATGATCAACAATTCAATCGCCCCGACTACCCAAGTGGACAAAAGAACTTTTTCTTTCGACCTGATTCCATCTGAAAATCTGGACAGGATGATGATTTACAAGTCTGCTTCTCCTGAAGTTCCTGGTGATTTTGCAGGTGGTATGATCAAGGTTTATACCAAAAACACGCCTGATGAAGACTTTATTAATATAGGAATGGGTGTAGGGTTTAGGCAAAACACCACATTTAACCAATACAGCCAGACACGTGGATCTAAAACTGACTGGTTGGGATTTGACTCTAGCAGAGGGCTTCCCGGTAATTTCCCAAGTACTTCAGATTTGGTGGGTTCAGGTACCGGAAACCCTATCAGGGCAGCTGCAGGTCAATTATTGGACAATAACTACAGGATGGATTCCACCAATGCTATGCCTGACGGAAGTATAGGTCTTGCCTTCGGTAAGAATTGGAGATTAGGAAGAAAAAGGTTATCCACCATCACGAGCGCTTCGCTTTCCCAATCTTATCAATATTTCCTAGCTGAGAGGAGCAGGTACTTTTTCCCCGAACCTGGAAGGCCCACCGAAAAAAGAGATGAGTATTTTGACAATACCTACATCAAGGATAATGAATTAGGTATTATGTCCAACTGGATGTTGAGACTCAATGCGGATAATAAAATCGAATTCCGTAATCTATTCAACCAGTCAGGGATGAATGAGACGGTATTCAGAACAGGTAAGGACTTTGTTCAAAGGCCTGAAGGTGCAAGGGATTATTCCTTTAGATATGAATCTAAAAGATTGTATACAGGTCAATTAGAAGGAACCCACCTATTTAACAATGAGAAAACCAAATGGAACTGGGTATTGGGAGGCAATTACCTTTACCATGAAGAGCCGGATTTCAGAAGGTTAAGAGCCAGGTTCAGCACTGAGGGTACAGAAGGTCAATATGTCATCATTGCCCCTCCAAGTTCAAGCCCTCAGGATTTAGGTAGGTATTATGGTTATATGACAGAAAGAGTTGTTGTCAACGGACTTAATTTCGAGAAAAAATTTGCAGGAGTTGAAAAGGACAGGCCAAGGATTTTAAGGGCCGGTTATTTGGTTGACTATAAGTGGAGAGATTTTGAAGCCAGGTATATTACTACATTCTTCCCTGGATTCCATGATCAGGAAAGGGGTGAGCAGTTATTGAGAAAACCGATTTATGAGGCTTTCGCTCCAGAGAATTACAGACAAGGTGACGGATGGTTGGTACAGGAAGGAACAAGGCCAAGTGACAGTTATGATGCTTCAACCTTTGTTTCAGCAGGTTATGTTGGGGGTGTTTATCCAGTAGGAGACTTCAACCTTTCCGGTGGATTGAGAACAGAATATAGTGTACAAAACTTGAACAGTGCCACAGATGCAGGCCCTATCAATGTGGAAAATGTTGAATTGGCTTACCTTCCCTCTTTGAATGTCGATTATAATTTTAGCCAAAAGTCATTGCTTAGGGCCGGTTACGGCAAAACGCTTAACCGTCCGGAGTTCAGGGAATTTGCACCTTTCTTGTATTACAGCTTTGAGTTCATCGCGGGTTTCTTTGGAAATCCCAACCTGCAGATGGCAAGGATAGACAATATCGACCTGAGGTATGAATTCTATCCAAATGAAGGTGAAACCTTCAGTATAGGTGCTTTCTACAAATTCTTCAAAGATCCTATTGAAAGGGTTCAGTTGAACGTAACAGAAAACCTTCAGTTTACCTACAATAATGCTGTAGATGCAACGGTCTACGGGGTCGAATTGGAAGCCAGGAAAGCTTTGAGTACGGTAACCTTAGCGCCAATTTTGAGGAACTTATCTTTCAATGTCAACACATCCCTAGTATGGTCTGAAGTTTTCCTTGGTGAGGATGTGGCTTTTGAAGCCAACAGACGCGCCCTTCAAGGCCAGTCTCCTTACATGGTCAATGCCGCTATGTATTACATTGATCCAGTTTCCAACTTCCAGGCCAGCATTGCCTACAATGTACAGGGTCCAAGGATTTTTGTGGCAGGCAATACCAATTTCCCTTCCATTTATGAATTGGAAAGACATGTCGTGGATCTTACTGTAAGCAAGACTTTCAAAGAAAGAACTACACTGAAATTTGGTATCCAGGATCTCTTCAATTACCAGTATAGATTCTATCAGGACTCCAATTTTGATTCCAAGATTTCCAGAGACATAGATGACCCAATGTATATCTGGAGAAGAGGATCCCTTTTCAGCTTGTCCCTGAATTACAGGATCAAATAA
- a CDS encoding InlB B-repeat-containing protein yields the protein MKQVKNLMRWATVLAVAFVMFSCGEDTEPTVTYTLSTVALPAQGGTVSPATGPQAQNANVQITATANAGWQFVRWEGDVTGTTNPVSVTMNADKAVVAVFEQVSNIVELEGTLTTRTLTADKQYLLKGQVFVPNGVTLTIEPGTVIYGEKRSRATLVVNRGGRLIARGTKERPIIMTSAQSPGERDRGDWGGLVILGRARTNQVDPNIEGIDPPVVFGGTDDDDNSGEMTYLRVEYAGIELTPNNETNSITMGGVGRGTKMDYIMVSFGGDDGFEWFGGTVNHKYLISHSTWDDDLDVDFGYSGNVQFALVVRNPFFADQSQSNAFEADNGPNDNDVQPYTTGTFSNVTVYGPRDRVGRSISGNNFHSIDLRRRTAISIFNSVFTGFPVGLRFNTQSVTQQYQAGRGVLANNILINPNADYAAGGGAVVADVQSIWEASNTTVRLPAADEPWENFYRGYGLNPDNFFARYTLATYPRNPNFSLLANGTLASGADFSNAKFAEAVRTNHFDKTVQFIGAFGAEDWTDTWAEFNPLNVNYSSR from the coding sequence ATGAAACAAGTGAAAAACTTAATGAGATGGGCTACTGTATTGGCTGTCGCATTCGTCATGTTTTCCTGTGGCGAAGATACTGAGCCGACAGTAACTTATACCTTATCTACCGTGGCATTGCCAGCCCAAGGTGGAACGGTAAGTCCGGCTACTGGGCCACAAGCACAGAATGCCAATGTACAGATTACCGCCACCGCAAATGCTGGTTGGCAGTTTGTAAGATGGGAAGGAGATGTGACAGGAACAACAAACCCTGTATCTGTTACAATGAACGCAGACAAAGCAGTTGTGGCGGTTTTTGAACAGGTAAGTAATATTGTTGAATTAGAAGGAACTTTGACTACCAGAACCCTTACAGCTGATAAACAGTATTTGCTTAAAGGTCAGGTGTTTGTTCCAAATGGTGTAACTCTGACCATTGAGCCAGGTACAGTTATTTATGGCGAGAAGAGATCAAGAGCTACCTTGGTTGTAAACAGAGGTGGAAGATTGATTGCCAGGGGAACAAAAGAAAGACCAATCATCATGACCTCTGCTCAATCGCCTGGAGAGAGAGATAGAGGTGACTGGGGTGGGTTGGTAATTTTGGGAAGAGCTAGAACCAACCAAGTTGATCCAAATATTGAGGGCATTGATCCTCCGGTAGTGTTCGGTGGTACTGATGACGATGACAACTCCGGGGAGATGACTTATTTGAGGGTTGAATATGCAGGAATTGAATTGACGCCTAATAACGAAACCAACTCTATCACCATGGGAGGTGTAGGCCGAGGAACAAAAATGGACTATATTATGGTATCTTTTGGTGGTGATGATGGTTTCGAATGGTTTGGTGGAACTGTTAACCATAAATACTTGATCTCACACTCTACATGGGATGATGATCTTGATGTGGATTTTGGATACTCTGGAAACGTTCAGTTTGCCTTAGTGGTGAGAAACCCTTTCTTTGCTGATCAGTCCCAATCCAATGCTTTTGAGGCGGACAACGGTCCTAATGACAATGATGTGCAGCCATATACTACAGGTACATTCTCTAACGTAACTGTTTATGGGCCTAGGGATAGAGTAGGTAGATCCATTTCTGGAAATAATTTCCACTCAATTGATTTGAGAAGAAGAACTGCCATTTCGATTTTCAACTCTGTCTTCACTGGCTTCCCTGTAGGCTTGAGATTTAATACACAATCTGTTACACAACAATATCAGGCGGGAAGAGGAGTCTTGGCTAACAACATCCTGATCAATCCTAATGCAGACTATGCTGCCGGTGGTGGTGCAGTGGTAGCAGATGTTCAGTCCATTTGGGAAGCAAGCAATACCACAGTAAGACTTCCAGCTGCGGATGAGCCTTGGGAGAACTTCTACAGAGGTTATGGTCTGAATCCTGACAATTTCTTTGCAAGATATACTTTGGCTACTTATCCAAGAAATCCAAACTTTTCTCTTCTTGCCAATGGAACGCTGGCAAGCGGAGCGGATTTCTCTAATGCTAAATTTGCTGAAGCGGTTAGAACCAACCATTTCGACAAAACAGTTCAATTCATCGGTGCCTTTGGTGCTGAAGATTGGACTGACACTTGGGCTGAATTCAACCCGTTGAACGTGAATTATTCCTCTAGGTAA
- a CDS encoding TonB-dependent receptor family protein: MKSLSVGIVSLVLTLSLGFAQSSLTFIDKNTGMPIAGVVVKIPSQQNQVSDEEGQVNIQVSKSIFISYSHVAYESGGVQIEENENRTIFLVPITRPLGEVLVTGFESERPLVHQAGAISKVLEYELYRFNENSILSAFNTKPGVRIEQRAPASYRISIRGSSLRSPFGVRNVKVYWNDIPFTSPDGTTAINILDLSNVQNSEIIKGPGGSIYGAGNGGVISFESRRQVTENYFSIDYGLGDFGLNRYRIGIDQQIGNGGVSASYVHQQSDGYREHSAMDRKVFQLALHSNPNENQSLSTQILYSDLDYQIPGALNAAQVEDNRRQARPGSVGQNSSIKQKTLYGTLSHELKFHQKWNNKTALYLNTTEFENPFILDYKRETAFSYGGRTKFTYDAIWGKFPVKIIAGGEYQYGKTLAQNFGNRQGKADTIRFSDDLITTQAFLFQQFEIEWTSKLLMTLGFSENFSRYDIDRQIDAGPGNPTFNSRTFDPIIIPRVAMVYKLNDISGIHGSISSGFSPPTIAEVRTNEGSINLDLQAERGTNYEIGYRGSYGIFNLDLTAFYFQLKETITSFTNDQGVVLFRNAGATDQKGIEAQIDYAIYRNQLSQVQEIKLSHGYTGHFFQFSEYSSGGADFSGNQLTGVAPNTLVNLLDVRTKPGFYLNLTHQYVDEIPLNDANTVFQEAYNLIGSKLGWRTVLGGRWDFEVYGGVDNLLDETYSLGNDLNAFAVRFYQPAPGRNWYGGAKLGFRY; the protein is encoded by the coding sequence ATGAAATCCCTAAGCGTAGGCATCGTCTCATTGGTACTAACCTTGTCTTTAGGCTTTGCTCAAAGCTCATTGACCTTTATTGATAAAAACACCGGAATGCCAATAGCTGGAGTTGTGGTAAAAATCCCATCCCAACAGAATCAGGTATCTGATGAAGAGGGACAGGTCAATATTCAGGTTTCAAAAAGTATATTCATTTCCTATTCTCATGTAGCCTACGAATCAGGGGGCGTTCAAATAGAAGAAAATGAAAACAGAACCATTTTCTTGGTCCCCATCACCCGTCCTTTGGGAGAAGTCCTGGTGACTGGCTTTGAATCCGAAAGGCCTCTTGTGCATCAGGCGGGAGCCATCAGTAAAGTCCTGGAATATGAATTGTACCGCTTCAATGAAAATTCAATTCTCAGCGCCTTCAATACCAAGCCCGGGGTAAGGATTGAACAGCGGGCTCCTGCCAGTTACCGGATCTCCATCAGGGGAAGTTCTTTACGCTCACCCTTTGGTGTAAGGAATGTCAAAGTATATTGGAATGATATTCCATTCACTTCTCCGGACGGAACAACAGCGATAAATATCCTGGACCTCAGCAATGTCCAAAACAGCGAAATCATCAAAGGGCCAGGAGGAAGTATCTATGGTGCAGGCAATGGGGGGGTGATCAGTTTTGAAAGCCGGAGGCAGGTCACTGAAAATTATTTTTCAATAGATTATGGTCTTGGAGATTTTGGATTGAATAGGTACAGGATAGGCATCGACCAACAAATAGGGAATGGTGGTGTAAGTGCTTCTTATGTGCATCAGCAATCCGATGGTTACCGGGAACACAGCGCCATGGACAGAAAGGTTTTCCAATTGGCCTTGCACAGCAATCCAAATGAGAATCAATCCCTGAGCACACAAATCCTCTATTCCGATCTCGATTACCAAATTCCGGGAGCCTTAAATGCAGCACAGGTTGAAGACAACAGAAGACAGGCCAGGCCAGGCTCTGTCGGCCAGAATAGCTCCATTAAACAAAAAACTTTATACGGAACCCTCAGCCATGAACTTAAATTCCATCAAAAGTGGAATAACAAAACTGCTTTATACCTGAACACAACTGAATTTGAAAACCCTTTTATTCTGGACTATAAGAGAGAAACCGCTTTTAGTTATGGCGGTAGGACAAAATTTACCTATGATGCTATCTGGGGAAAATTCCCTGTCAAAATTATTGCCGGTGGAGAGTATCAATATGGAAAGACTTTGGCCCAAAATTTTGGAAATCGTCAGGGCAAAGCCGATACCATCAGGTTCAGCGATGACCTGATCACCACACAGGCTTTTCTTTTCCAGCAATTTGAAATTGAGTGGACTTCCAAGCTTTTAATGACGCTTGGCTTTAGTGAAAACTTCTCCCGATATGATATAGACAGGCAAATTGATGCAGGTCCAGGAAATCCTACCTTCAATTCCAGAACATTTGATCCCATTATCATTCCCAGAGTGGCTATGGTATATAAACTGAATGACATTTCTGGAATACATGGCAGCATCAGTTCGGGATTCTCTCCACCTACCATAGCAGAGGTCAGAACAAACGAGGGCAGCATCAACCTGGATTTACAGGCAGAAAGAGGTACCAATTATGAGATAGGATACCGGGGAAGCTATGGAATTTTCAACCTTGACCTGACGGCTTTCTATTTCCAACTCAAAGAGACCATTACCTCATTCACCAATGACCAAGGAGTAGTGCTTTTCCGAAATGCAGGCGCCACCGATCAAAAGGGAATCGAAGCGCAAATAGACTATGCCATTTACCGCAACCAATTGAGCCAGGTTCAGGAAATCAAATTAAGCCATGGCTACACAGGCCATTTCTTTCAATTCTCGGAATATAGCTCCGGAGGGGCTGATTTTTCGGGCAACCAACTCACAGGAGTAGCCCCTAACACCTTGGTCAACTTATTGGACGTCCGTACCAAACCGGGGTTTTACCTGAATTTAACCCATCAATATGTGGATGAAATTCCTTTGAACGATGCCAATACCGTATTTCAGGAGGCCTATAACCTCATAGGGAGCAAGTTGGGTTGGAGAACCGTTTTGGGAGGAAGATGGGACTTTGAGGTGTATGGAGGTGTGGACAATTTGTTGGATGAGACTTACAGTTTAGGCAATGACCTCAATGCTTTCGCTGTAAGGTTTTACCAACCGGCCCCCGGAAGAAACTGGTACGGTGGAGCAAAGCTTGGATTCCGGTATTAA
- a CDS encoding M14 metallopeptidase family protein, protein MKAIRFVFALILTLAIFPVKAQNSLSYYLPEGYTYNPKVPTPKEVLGFEVGDWHATHDQVIMYMQAIAASSDRVSLEIIGRTYEMRPQIVLTITSPSNHTKLDQIKAERKKLRDPGASVDLQNMPLVMWAGYSVHGNEASAVNAALLSAYHFAAANEIEAELEKIIILLDPALNPDGVNRFASWVNSHKSYVMNGDPNNRELNEAWPRGRTNHYWFDLNRDWLPAQHPESRHRVAKFQEWLPNIHLDHHEMGTNSTFFFQPGIPARNHPLTPKKNFELTEKIGQFHARHLDKIGSLYYSQESFDDFYYGKGSTYPDVQGSIGILFEQGSSRGHLQESIYGPLTFAFTIRNQFVTTLSSFEAAKAMRVELNTFMRDFYREVKSEYDSDTNKAYIFGAKEDAGRTFHLADIILQHDIDLFSLKEDITVNGVEFKKEKAFIVPLNQPQYRLIKSMFETRTTFQDSLFYDVSAWTMQMAFNLDFMNLSSRILNLASVEPVDKKLSLREGKVIGEKGAYSYIFGWSEYYAPKAAYFLMEKGYLVRVAHEEITLPGGPKMKRGSIIVNKGLSKASDEKFFEDLRVAAKNSGLDIHAVTTGYTKGINLGSPQIDVLKKPEIAILVEGGVSSAEAGEAWHLLDQRFEMPATLLPVDRIAVVDLNRYNVIYMPNGNYNSLGKTAADKLKAWVSAGNTLIARGSALNWLNQQEVASFKFKNEPEKDTAVQRSYADYENATGAKVTGGAIFNTKLDITHPIGYGYEKSEMFSFRSSNQFLLPSENPYANPMVYTSSPLASGYVHPSNLNQLKDTGAIRVSSVGRGRVIGMADNPNFRAFWFGTNKLFMNAIFFGQTINPGTAR, encoded by the coding sequence ATGAAAGCAATCCGTTTTGTTTTTGCCCTGATCCTGACTTTGGCCATTTTTCCGGTCAAGGCACAAAATTCCTTAAGCTATTACTTACCTGAAGGCTACACTTATAATCCCAAGGTCCCCACGCCAAAAGAAGTATTGGGTTTTGAAGTAGGTGATTGGCATGCCACCCATGACCAGGTTATCATGTACATGCAGGCCATAGCGGCATCCTCAGACCGGGTTAGTCTGGAAATAATAGGACGAACTTATGAAATGAGGCCTCAGATTGTCCTGACCATAACCTCCCCTTCAAACCATACCAAATTGGATCAGATCAAAGCGGAAAGGAAAAAACTCCGTGATCCTGGAGCCAGTGTAGATTTACAAAATATGCCCTTGGTCATGTGGGCAGGATATTCCGTACATGGAAATGAAGCCTCTGCGGTCAATGCGGCACTTTTATCAGCTTACCACTTTGCAGCAGCCAATGAAATTGAAGCAGAGCTGGAAAAAATCATCATCCTATTAGATCCGGCATTGAATCCGGATGGGGTCAACCGCTTTGCATCTTGGGTCAATTCCCACAAAAGCTATGTCATGAATGGAGATCCTAATAACAGGGAACTGAATGAGGCTTGGCCAAGAGGCAGGACCAACCATTATTGGTTTGACCTGAACAGGGACTGGCTACCTGCCCAACATCCTGAATCCCGGCACCGTGTGGCCAAATTCCAGGAATGGCTGCCCAATATCCATCTGGACCATCATGAAATGGGAACCAACAGTACCTTTTTCTTCCAGCCTGGCATTCCGGCAAGAAACCACCCGCTGACCCCCAAGAAAAACTTTGAATTGACCGAAAAAATCGGACAGTTTCATGCCAGGCATTTGGATAAAATAGGTTCACTTTATTATTCCCAGGAAAGTTTTGATGACTTCTATTATGGAAAGGGATCCACCTATCCGGATGTTCAGGGATCTATCGGGATTCTTTTTGAGCAGGGTTCTTCCAGAGGCCACTTGCAGGAAAGTATCTATGGCCCTTTGACTTTTGCTTTCACCATCCGCAATCAGTTTGTGACTACCCTTTCTTCTTTTGAAGCCGCCAAAGCCATGCGGGTAGAACTGAATACCTTTATGAGGGATTTTTACAGAGAAGTAAAATCCGAATACGACAGCGACACCAATAAGGCTTATATTTTTGGTGCTAAGGAAGATGCCGGAAGGACATTCCATCTGGCAGACATCATCCTTCAGCACGATATTGACCTGTTCAGCTTAAAAGAAGATATCACCGTAAATGGGGTAGAGTTCAAAAAAGAAAAGGCATTTATCGTTCCATTGAACCAACCCCAATACCGCCTGATCAAGTCCATGTTCGAAACCAGAACGACGTTCCAAGACAGCCTTTTCTACGATGTATCTGCCTGGACCATGCAAATGGCCTTCAATTTGGATTTCATGAACCTGAGCAGCAGAATACTCAATTTGGCATCCGTAGAACCTGTAGATAAAAAGCTCTCCCTTAGAGAGGGGAAAGTAATCGGTGAAAAAGGCGCCTACAGCTATATTTTTGGCTGGAGCGAATATTATGCACCAAAAGCAGCCTATTTCCTGATGGAAAAAGGTTACCTCGTAAGGGTCGCCCATGAAGAGATTACCCTACCTGGTGGGCCAAAAATGAAGCGGGGAAGTATCATTGTTAACAAAGGACTAAGCAAAGCTTCCGATGAAAAGTTCTTTGAGGACCTTCGGGTAGCAGCCAAAAATTCAGGGCTTGACATTCATGCGGTGACCACCGGTTATACCAAGGGGATCAATCTTGGCTCTCCCCAGATTGATGTTTTGAAAAAACCGGAAATTGCCATCTTGGTAGAAGGAGGAGTCAGCAGCGCTGAAGCTGGCGAAGCCTGGCATCTTTTGGATCAAAGGTTTGAAATGCCTGCTACCTTATTGCCGGTAGATAGGATTGCTGTGGTGGACCTGAACCGCTACAATGTGATCTACATGCCCAATGGAAATTACAATTCCCTGGGTAAAACAGCTGCGGACAAACTCAAAGCCTGGGTCAGTGCAGGAAATACCCTAATTGCAAGAGGATCTGCCTTGAACTGGCTCAACCAGCAAGAAGTTGCCAGCTTTAAGTTCAAGAATGAGCCGGAAAAAGACACGGCAGTACAACGATCTTATGCCGATTATGAAAATGCCACGGGTGCAAAAGTAACAGGAGGTGCAATTTTCAACACCAAGCTGGATATTACACATCCGATCGGCTATGGTTATGAAAAGTCTGAAATGTTCAGTTTCAGAAGCAGTAATCAGTTTTTACTACCATCCGAAAACCCTTATGCCAACCCAATGGTTTACACTTCAAGCCCACTGGCAAGTGGTTATGTTCACCCGAGTAACCTCAACCAACTGAAAGATACCGGGGCCATAAGGGTGTCATCCGTAGGCAGAGGAAGGGTCATCGGCATGGCGGACAATCCTAATTTCAGGGCATTCTGGTTTGGAACCAACAAATTGTTTATGAATGCCATATTCTTTGGTCAGACCATCAATCCTGGAACAGCTAGGTAA